A stretch of the Aricia agestis chromosome 15, ilAriAges1.1, whole genome shotgun sequence genome encodes the following:
- the LOC121734419 gene encoding retinol dehydrogenase 14-like, whose translation MFVNPDLDNDLCERPQYGFIISLTKTMVGKVALVTGSTSGVGVNVATELAARGARVIITGRNAAKLEETRNRIVNVTGNGNVVGKQVDFESLSSIRSFVHEMYIQEPKLNILINNVGAIGLEDRRTEDNLHVMMQINYLGNFLLSFLLFPLLKASAPSRIISVSSISLLLGHIDFEHMNDVGRFSSFGHYANSKLADVLFTVEMNKRIGGSDVSVFSLDPGLIKTDFLRNYKETPFRRFMSWGLFLVGQPTNRVATAYVWLASDPKVVNSSGKHFLYCKEFYSSWFAEDAQLTRRLWEESKRLVKIKDEEDWERNSL comes from the coding sequence AGTCGCTCTAGTCACCGGCTCCACTTCCGGTGTGGGAGTCAATGTGGCTACCGAACTGGCTGCACGAGGCGCGAGAGTGATTATAACTGGTCGCAATGCTGCGAAATTGGAAGAAACCAGAAACCGTATAGTTAATGTTACGGGAAACGGCAATGTCGTTGGCAAGCAAGTGGACTTTGAATCTCTGAGCTCAATAAGAAGTTTCGTCCACGAGATGTACATTCAGGAGCCGAAGTTGAACATACTAATCAACAACGTCGGAGCAATAGGACTCGAGGATCGTCGGACCGAAGACAACTTACACGTTATGATGCAGATCAATTATTTGGGAAACTTTTTACTGTCGTTTCtccttttcccactcctgaaaGCGTCGGCACCGAGCAGGATTATCAGCGTATCTTCCATATCTCTACTTCTAGGTCATATAGATTTTGAGCATATGAACGACGTGGGGCGATTTTCTAGTTTTGGTCACTACGCGAACTCGAAGCTAGCAGATGTTCTCTTTACTGTTGAGATGAATAAAAGGATCGGTGGCAGCGACGTCAGTGTGTTCAGTTTGGACCCGGGTCTTATCAAAACGGATTTCCTAAGGAATTACAAGGAGACGCCCTTCAGAAGATTCATGTCCTGGGGCCTATTTCTGGTGGGGCAGCCGACGAATCGGGTGGCGACTGCATACGTCTGGTTGGCGTCTGATCCAAAAGTTGTGAATTCCAGCGGGAAGCATTTTCTATATTGCAAAGAGTTTTACAGCAGTTGGTTCGCTGAGGACGCGCAACTCACTCGAAGGCTTTGGGAAGAGTCTAAGAGGTTAGTCAAAATAAAGGATGAGGAAGATTGGGAAAGAAATagcttgtaa